Genomic segment of Paenibacillus antri:
ATATGCATGTAACCGTCGCCGACGATCACTTCGACGCGCGGATTGTCGAGCTCGCCCGCGATCGTCGGGAGATACTTCTTCGAATATTCGATGACTTTGCCGTCGATGTCGACGAGCACGGCCTTCTTCACCTTCGGGTGCTTCATCACTTCGCGGATGACCCCGCCGTCGCCGCCGCCGACCACGAGCACGTTCTCCGGGTTCGGATGCGTCACGAGCGCCGGATGCGCCACCATCTCATGGTAGACGAACTCGTCGCGCACGCTCGTCATGACCATGCCGTCGAGGGTAAGCATCGTGCCCCATTCTTCCGTCTCGATCATCGTCAGATGCTGGAAGTCCGTCTGCTCGTTCTCGTATGTTCTCGTCACCTTCATCGTGATGCCGAAATTGTCGGTTTGCTTCTCCGTATACCATAAATCCATGGTTAAATCCCTCTCTTCGTCCATATCCGTAAGGTTCCAAGTTCTTCCGCGCGAAACCGCAACAAGATGTATTATAGAGAACTTGCCTAAAAATGCAACCAAAGTATAGCCCGTAACGTTTCCTCCCATAATGGGGAGTAAGGTATCATTTTCCTTAAGGAGTGTCAGATCGGCGAAGGAGCGATTCCCATGGACGAACCGTTGCATCAACCGCCGCGTCTCGCGGCGCGCCGCGAACCCGCTCCGCTTCGATTCCTGCGGGTCGTGAAGCGGCTTATCGTATTTTCGATCGCTATGATCGTCTTAGCGTGCGTCCTGTTCGCGGGACTGCTGCTCTACTTGCGCGTGCAGCCGATGCCGCCGGTGTCGTTCTCGCAGTCGACCGAGCTGCTCGACGTTCACGGCACGCTCATCGATTCGTTCCACAACGGGCAAAACCGGCACATCGTCGACCTCTCCAGCATCTCGCCCAATATGCTCAAGGCGACGCTCGCCATCGAGGATAAGCGGTTTTACCGCCATTTCGGCATAGACCCTAGGGGGCTCGCCCGCGCGATCTGGTATAACATTCGCTCACTCGACGCGAACGGCCAAGGCGCCAGCACGCTGACGCAGCAGCTCGCGCGCAACTTGTTTCTCACCCACGAGAAGACGTTGTCGCGGAAGATCAAGGAAGCGATGTACGCGCTGCAGCTCGAGATGGCGTATACGAAAGACGAGATCCTCGCGATGTATTTGAATCAAATTTACTTCGGACACGGCGCATACGGCATCGAAGCCGCGTCGAATTTGTATTTCGGCAAGCGCGCGTCCGAGCTGAACCTCGCCGAAAGCTCGATGCTCGCCGGGGTCATGAAGAGCTGGAAGTACTATTCGCCGCACATGGATTACGAGCGGTCGCGCGAGCGGCAGAAGCTCGTGCTGACGACCATGGCCGGGCAAGGGATCATTACGGACGCGCAAGCGAAGGCCGCTTATGCGGAAGAACCGAACCTCCTGCCCCTGACGGAAAAGGAATCCTCCAAAGCCCCCTACTTCCGGGACTATGTCCGCAGCGTCGCCGTCGGCAAGCTCGGCATCGACGAGCGGCTGTACGACTCCGGGGGACTCCGGATCTTTACGACGCTCGACCTGCACGCGCAGGCGAACGCGGAGGCCGCGGTCGCGAAATATTTGGAGCCGCACGAAGAGCTGCAAGCCGCGCTCGTCTCGATCGACCCGCGCAACGGACATATCCAGGCGATGGTCGGCGGCCGGAATTACGAGGAGAACCAATACAACCGCGCGTTCGCGACGACGCGGCAGCCGGGATCTTCGTTCAAGCCTATCCTGTATCTGACGGCGCTGCAGCAGGAAGGCTTCACGGCCGTCACCCGATTCATGAGCGAGCCGACCGTCTTCACCTACGACGACGGAAGGAAGACGTATTCGCCGCAGAACTACGGGAACAAATACCCGAACAAGCTGGTGGACCTGCGTTACGCCATCTCGAAGTCGGATAATATCTATGCGGTGAACACGATTATGCAAGTCGGTCCGGAACGGGTAATCGAGACGGCGAAGAGCCTCGGCATCACGAGCGAGATGGAGCCGCTGCCGTCGCTCGCCCTCGGGACGTACCCGGTCAGCCCGTACGAGATGGCGTCCGCGTTCGCCACGATCGCGGGCGGCGGCGTCCGGCGGGAGCCGGTCGCGATTTTGCGGATCGAGGACATGTACGGCCGGGTGCTGTACGAGGCGAAGCCGCGCGAGCAGCAGGTCGTGGCGCCGCAATACGCGTACATTCTCACGCACTTGATGCAGAGCGTGTTCGACGACGGCGGCACCGGGCGGCGCGTGTCCGACCTGATCAAGCGGCCCGTCGCCGGCAAGACCGGCACGACGAACACCGACGCTTGGATGGTCGGCTACACGCCGGAGCTCGCGACGGCCGTCTGGGTCGGCTACGACAAAGGCCGGGCCGTCACCTCCGTCGAAGCGCACACCGCCTCGCCGATCTTCGCGGACTTTACGGAGCGGACGCTGTCGGCGGTTCCGCCGAAGCTGTTCGAGGTGCCGGAGGGCGTGACGACCGTATACATCGATCCGGCGACGGGGCTGCTGGCGACGGCCGACTGCCCGAATCCGCGGTTAGAGTCGTTCATCGCCGGCACCGAGCCGACCGAATCGTGCGCCGGCCACGGCGCCGAACCGCTGCCCGGGCAGCAGGACGCGCCGCATCAGGAGCAAGAGCGCAATTGGTGGGACGATCTGAAGCGTTGGTGGAACAGCTAGCCTTGTTGCGAACCCGGGGAGCTTACGGCTCTCCGGGTTTCTTTTCTTTTCCCGCCCCTTCTCCCCGACTTCCCTTCGCTCAGCTCCGCGGCCGGGACAGCGTTACTCGGCGCACCGCCGCGCAGCGTTCGCGCCGCGTCGCATCGCGTCGCATCGCGTCCGTCGAACGGGGATACCTCCCGTTTTCCCCATTTTCTTTTGCACGGAAACCTTATACTATGGAAGCAATTAGAATGTATCGGAGGCGGATAGCAATGGCAGGGGAACGATACCGGAAGGATTGGCCTACTTCGACCGAGACGCCCGCGAAGGCGACGGTCGTGCTCGTCCACGGGCAAGGCGAACACAGCGGACGCTACGCGCACGTCGCTGCCGCGTTGAATGCGGCGGGGTACGACGTCGTATCCGGCGACTTGCCGGGACACGGCCGTTCCGGAGGGCTGCGCGGCCATATCGACCGGTTCGACGAATTCGTCGACGTCGTCTCGTCTTGGATCGAGGACGCCCGGAGCCGTCGACCGGATATGCCGGTCTTCCTGCTCGGGCACAGCGTCGGAGGGCTCGTCGCCGCGCGGCTGCTGCAGACGTCGCCGCTCGTCGGCGCGCTGTCGGGCGTCGTCCTGACGTCGCCGGCCTTCCGGCTGCGATTCCCGATCCCGCCATGGAAGGAAGCGCTCGGCCGGCGGCTCGACGGCGTGCTGCCCCGGCTGCGCATGCCGAGCGGCTTGAAGCAGCAGCGCGTCACGCGCAGCGAAGACGTTCTGCTCGCGACGGCCGCCGACCCGCTGATGGTGTACGTCGCGAGCGTACGCTTCTACAACGAGCTGCTGCGCGCGCAAACGGCGGCTCTCGCCGAAGCCGAGGCGATCGCGCTGCCGCTGCTCCTGCTGCACGGGGGCGCGGACGAAATTATCGCGCCCGAGCCTTCGCTCGACTTCGGGCGCCGCGTCGCTTCGACGGACAAAGACGTACGCCTGCTGCCCGGCCTGCATCACGAAATCATGAACGAGCCGGAGCGGGACGACGTGCTGCGCGACATCGTCGGTTGGCTCGACCGTCATGCCGGCGCAGCGGAGACGTAAGGCAACGCAAGCCGCGGCGTCCCACAATAAAGAAGACTCGTCTGGCGACGAGTCCTTAGGGTTCGAGCGTTTGCATCATGCGAGCAGGGGGCGTGGGTCATACGCTCCGCATGCTTCGCACGATAAAACGAATTCGCGCAACATGAGAAAAACCAACCGCAATCGTTCGGCTGAACGAAGGTCAATCCAGGAGAAGGAGCGCGGGAACAGGCGCACTTCCTCCTCATGGAATGCTTCAAGCTTTTTTACTTCCTGATATGTTAATAATAAATCGTCATTCCTCTCCGGCGGGCGGCATGGAGCCGCGCTTCGGTCCGTTCGGTTCCGGCGGACCGTTCGCATCTCGGCTTCGGACGACGATCGCGGCGGTAGCCGTCTTCCCGCCGTACTCGGCCCGGATGAACGTATGCCCCTCGCCGATCCCCGTCAACGTCAAGCCATCGACGCTTACGACCCCGGAAGCGACGGCGGAGAGCGCGACGTCTTCCGTCAACGCGACCGGCGTCGTTGCCCCGGTGTATATCCCGAACACTTGAGCGGTCGCGATCTGTCCGACGTCGATTCGAGTCTCGGAGAGATCCAACCGAATCGCTGCAAGTCTAGGGGCTTCCGGATCCGGAGGACCGCCTGTATCGCCGCGCTCGACGACGATCTCGGCGGACGCCGACAAGCCTTCGTATTCGATTCGGATGACTGCATTGCCTTTCGTCGCGCCCGTCACGGTCAATCCTTGGATCGAGACGACGCCGGCGGGCTCCGCGGTCAACGCAACCCCTTCCTTGAGGACAACCTCCTCTCGATCCGCGTCGAACGGATTGTCGTACGTACCGTACACTTGAACCGTCACCGATTCTCCGATCCCGATCGTCGACTTCGGCAGCGCGATGCGAATCGATTCCAGCGCGCCTCTGCCGACCGACGCGCGAAGCGTCTTCTGCATACCGCCGTAAGCGACGCTCAGTACGGCTTCGCCCGCGGCGACGCCCGTCGCCGACGCGCCGCTGACGCTCACGGCTTCGCCCGACGCCACCGTCACCTCCGGCACGACGTCGACGGCCAAAGGCCCGAACCAAGCCGTCGCGGCAATCGGCTTCGTCTCGCCGGTCAGAAGCTCCAGCGCATCGGGAACAAGCGCCAGATCGCTCAATGCGTGAACCGTCGCGGAGATCGCGTACGGCGCCGACCGGCTGATTCCCTTAACCGCGTACGCGATGTAGTCGTGCGATCCCGCCTCGGGCGACGGGACCGTAACGGACACCGGCGCGTCGAGACCGGCGGCGGGCGCCTCCGCCACGACGACGCCGTTCTCTTCCACGACGATGCTCGCACCCTCCGACGCCGCCGCCTTAAATACGACGTCGCTGCCCGCCGTCAGGTGCGAATACGGCTCCTCGTACATGCGGAACGACGCCACCTCGCTTGGCTCCAGCGCGGTCGACACCTGCACATTGTCGATATAGGCGTTGGCCACGTAAGTCGCCGGCACGACCATAAACACGCGCATATATTTCGCGGCGGCATGCGCGGTATTCGTCAACGCTTCCGTCCCCCAACGGCCCTGCGGCACGGTCGCTTCTTTGCTCCACGGGCCGGGATTCACCGCGGCGCTAGTGCTCAACATGACCTTGTTCGCGTCGTAATACCGCGTCTGCAGAATCGGCCGGTTGGAGCTGCGCCCCGGCGGATTGTCCCCTCGGTACACATCGACGGAAGCCGTATACGTCTTTCCGCCGACGACGGGAATGAAGTCGGATTCGGCCGCCACTTCGATGGTCGTACTATTATCGTAGAGAAGCAAGCTTTGCGTTCCGCTTTTCACCGTGTCTTGCGACAACCGCACGTAGGCGTCCGCCGTATACTTGTCGAGATTGCGCTGCGTCCACCCCGGAATCGCCCCGTCCGCGCCCGCGCTCTCGAAGCCCGGATTCGTCAGCTTCAGCTGACCGAGGACCGGCTGCTCCGGCGGAAGCTCGAACGGAACGCTCTTCGTCACCTTCACGTTATCGTAATACGCGTCCGTCGCCCATCCGAGCGAGCAGAACAACACGATTCTTCCCGCGACGGCCCCTTCCGGCGCGATCGAGCTGAAATTCGCGGAGCTCCATGCGCCGAGCGAGCCTTGATGGTACGCGGCCGGCGCCGGCGTCAGCTTGATCTCCTGCCCGTTCGCGTCGTAATACCGCATCGCGGCGATCGTTCGACCGGACGCCAAGTAGATGTCGGCCGAGACTTTGTACTCGGCTCCCGGCTCCACGGCGAACGGGAGCGAGATGACGCCGACTTCTTGCGTATCGGTCGAATCGAAGACCCTAAGGCTGCTCTCGCCTTCCGACGCGCGAGACCCGCTGATTTCGTAGTAGCCCGCCGTCGTCGACCGGCCGAAGTTGTCCCAACCTGGAATCGTGCCGTCCGCCGTTTGCGTTTCGAAGCCGTTATTGACGAGCGGAACGGCAACGTCCGCATACAGCGGCGGCATCTCTTGCGAAACCGTAATTTTCTTCAGCATATCCGCCGTGTTGAAATACAAGTTCCCGTCCGGCCCGATCGTCATCAGGTTCGTCTTCGTCCCGGGAACCTGCGCGTGCGCCATCGTATTCGTGTCGACCGCGGTTACGGCGCTGCCTAGCGTCGTGTACAGAACGCCGTCGCCCTTCGGGTCCCACAGCAGCTTAACCGGCACCCAATAGTGGCTGAAATCCCAGTTGGTCGGATAAATTTCCTTCTGCTTCGCAACCTTGTACCCGTCGGCCGGATCCATCGCGAAAATCGTCCCGTAGGCGGCCGCCCACAGCAGACCGTCCGGTCCGACCGACAAGCCGCCGATCGACCGGGCCGCCACGCCGCTCGCTTGCGCGACATCCGGGGAGAACGCGGTCACCAGCCGTTCCTCCGCCACGTCCCAGACGAACACCTTCGCCTTGTCCGCCGCCGGATCGATGCCCAGACCGCCCCATACGGTCGTGGAACCGTACAACATCCCGTCATGATACGCCAACCCCATCACGCTCTGATATTCCAGCGGGCCGCCGGGCTGGAACATCTCGGCGAATACTTTCCATTCCGTGCCGTCGTAGACGGTCAGGGCGCCTCCGAGCTCCCCGGTCTTCGGGATCGTTCCGATAAACAACCGGTCGGGGGAAACCGCCAATGCGAACGGGCGATCCTGCTTGCCGCCGATATGATAGATCGACTTCGGGTTGTCGTCGCCGATCGGCTGCTTCGTGTCGAGCTCGTAGATATAGCCTCCGGGGTATTCGCCGAAGACGACCTTGTCGCCCCACGCGATCATCCCTTCGGCCTGCCCCATCCGAAAATGCTCGATCTCCCCGGTGTCGATGTCGTACCGGGCGCCCTTCGTCCCTTGGTAGCCGGTGCTGTAAATCAACCCGTCGGGTCCGGTCGCGATCGATTGAATCGATACCGGAGTCCCCGAGATAATAGACGGGAAGCTGGTCGCGACGCCCTTCTCGACATTCGCGATTAACGGAGCGCCGTTGAACGTCACCGTGACCAGCGACGCGCCCGGGAACTGCTCCTGATCGTCCAGCTCGACCCAAGCGCCGGTCCGGATGTACGTGCCGAACGCGATTCCGGTGCCCGCCACTTCCTCCGTCGTCAGATCGAACGTCTTCAGCTCTCCGTCGGCCGGGAAATACACTTTGCCGTCTTTCTCCGGAGACACGAACAAGCCTCTATAATTTTCAACGATGTCGACCCAGCGCTCGTTCTCCAAATCGTAGATGAAGAGCGACGTCGGACTCGTGCTCATCATGACGAACAAATAATGACCGACGGCATTCATGGAATACACGGTGGGAGCGTCGGCGGGCGAGAACAGAGCATTTTCCGGAAAAGGGATTTGCGTCTTCGCGCCGTCGGCCGGATCGATCCGAAACAAGCCGCCCTTCGTCCCGGTTCCCGCGTACAAATACCCTTCGTAATACGCGATCCCCCGCACGTATTGCTGCGCCTCGGCCAGCCGGTCGGTCAGCAGCGTCAGCTCGTCTTGCGCCGGGTCGTACACGAACACCTTCCCGCTCGGATATCCGCCGCCATAGACGCGATCCGATTCGTCCACTACGATCGAATACAGCGATGTCGCCTCCGGCACGGCTCCGATCGTTCGAACCTGCTTCGTTACGGGAGAATACACGTACAATGCGTTGCCCGCCACGGTGTACACATTGCCTTGAGAGTCGATGGCATGACCCCAGGATTGGCCTCCGCCGCTTAAGGGAAGCTCCCGGACGACCCGGTTCGTATCCAGATCGACGACGCTGAAGATGGCGGAATGCACGGCGGAACCCGCTACCGTGGTGTACATCACGTCTTTCCCGTCCTCCGCGCCGAACGCGGCATTGAACGTATTCGGCGCCGTGACCTGGGTGCCGAGATCCTCGGGAACCGAGAACGTTCTCGGAACGACGACGGCATCCGCCGCCGACGCGTTCGAATCCGGCGCGGCCGGTAAGACGACCGCGCCGATCAACGCCGCGGACAACGCGACGGGAGCGAATTTTTTCCAACGACCGATAACGCTTTCAAACATCGCATCACAACCTTTCGAATTTGTCGCGCAAAACCTAGTTTACACGTGGATCACATAAAAGGAATTAACTTCTATTAACCTCCTAAAATAATAGTTGTGGTTCATTTGTAGTTCATTTTAAAGAAACAAAAACGGAATATCAACGTGAAAATGTGCGTGAAAACAAAAAAAGTCCATCCTGCACCCTTTGTGGGCTGCAAGATGAACCTTCATCCTTGCGTATGCGTTTTCCCTTCCCTGATCAACGTATGAAACATTTGAATAAGGCCTTCTTCGTCGATCAGCTTCGAGTAGTATTGCCCGAGACACTTCCCGAACGTCTCGATCTCCTCGGGAACCAACCCCAACCGGTCGTGAGCGGCGAAGCTCGGGATCATTTCGCGGTAAATATCGAACCGCCTCGGCGCGTTCGGCAGCTCCGACGCGATCCCGTCCGCGACCCGCTTGTTCGCGGGAAGCGTGAACGTGCCGCGGCGAATCGTCGTCGCCGCTTCCTCCGATAAGAGAAAACTCGCCAGGCTTTCCGCCTCTTTCTTCTGCGCCGACGACGCGTTGACGCCGACGCCGGTGCACAGCAGCAGCGTATCGGCGCTTCCGCCCTCGGATCGCGGCAGCTGCGCGATGTCGAACGGAAACCCCGCGTCCGCCAGCTCGTTCAACCGATAATACGTCGTCAGAATGACGGACACCTTCTCCTGCTTGAAGAGCAGCTCTACGTCGTGCAAGCTGAACGACAGCATGCGCGGAAACAAGCCGTCTTCGTGGATGAGCTCCCGCACGTCCCGGAACGCTTCCAGCCGGTTCGATCGTCCCGGATGCGGAAGCCCGTCCTCCCGGGCGAAGGAGACGCCGTTTTGCAGCAGGAAGATCGGCCACCGGTTGTTGGAGGATAAGTGGAAGAACAAGCCGTACCGGCTCTCCCCGGCCAGCTTCTTCAACGTTTGCCTCAGGTCGCCCCACGTCCAGCTGCTGTCCGGCTCGAACGCTCCCGCCTCCCGGAAGTGATCGCGATTGTAGCACAGGATCACGGGCGAAAACACGAACGGCCGCAAGAAAACCCGATCCGGCTCCGTATGTTCCATAAAAAGCTTATTTAAAAAGGGGAACGAGCTTGCCTGCGGAGCCTGGGGCTCGAATAACGAAAGAAGGCTGTTGTCCCGGAAATATAAATAGTCCAGATTGTTCAGCAGCACGACGTCTACGACGCCGTACGCCAACAGCTGCCGGATGGAATCCGGATTCGAGTACGGGAGCGTGACCGTCTCCACGCGAACCTCGGGATGCTCTCGCCGATACGACGCCAACAAGTCGTTCAGCTTCGCGTCCGCGTATAACGACGGGTACAGCCCGAGGCGCAGCGCGTTCTGCCGGCCCGACGCCGCCACCTGCGTGCCCACGCGCGGGACCTTCCGGATCAAGCCTTCTTCCACCAGCTTCCCCATCGCGGCGCGGACGGAGTTTTTGCTCAGATCGAACTGTTCGGCGAACGCGACCTCCGACGGCAAATAATCGCCGACCTGATAGGTGCCGTTCGCCAGATTCGTTCGGATATGGGCGATCAGTTGATTGGAACGATCTACGAATGTTTTACGATCGGGCTTAGCCATGACATAGTCCCCTTCGACCGGCTCCACGCGAAAAACCGCCCCCGCGCGACGCCTCGCGCGAAAGCGGCCGATCCGTCTACCCCAGCTTCTCCTTCAACTCATCGGTCGAAGCGTCCCACATGCCTTCGTTGTACTCGATCAGGCATCGCTTCAACGCCGCCTTCTCCCCGTCGGATAACCCGTCCAAGACGATGCGCCGCTTCATCGCGTAATCCATCTTGTTCACGTGATCCGCGAGAATCTTCCACCCGCGCCGCGCTTCGGTATCGACCAGCATCTCGCAAGCCGTCGCTCCCGCGTAATACATGCCTTCTTCGCGCTTGTCGACCGCGATCCACACGATCCAACAGCGGCGGCCGTTCGGCACGTCTTCCTTGTTCGCGGAAAACTTGATGCCCTTCTCCACCTTGCTCTTCGCATGCAGGGCGCCCAGATCGATGTAAGCTTCTTCCCCGTCCTTATCGATAATGACGGCCGATACGTTGTTCAAATCGATGGAGCCCGCGCCGAACCCCTTATGCTCCTTATTGCTGACGACGTTCAGCGCATTGATCTTCTTCCCGCCGACTTCCACGTGCGCCCCCACCTTCGTTCCTCGTTAGAATTTCTTCTATTGTACCCGAAATAATCCCCGGGGGACAAACATATACATCCACTAGACGCTTGTCAACGGGGTGAAAATCATGAAAAAGATGAAGTTAGGCCGCTGGCGGCCGGTCGCGATCGCCGGCGTCGCCTTCGCGGTATGGGTCGCGCTTTGGGGAGAGCTCGGCGCCCCCGCCGACGGCGACAGTTCCTTCGGCGAAGCGGTCGCGACGTTCGGCGTCGCCGGCCCGGAGAAGGCGCCGGCGCCGAAAACGAATGCGGGCCCGAATCCGAACCCGGCTCCGAACGTGGCGCCCCCGGTCCCCGAAAAGCCTCCCGCTCCGAAGCCGATGAGCAACCGCGTCGTGGAATATCACATCGGCGTCGCGCTGGACGCGGACAACCATGCGCTCCACGGCACGCAGACCGTGACCTGGCGCAACCCTGGCAAGGAGAAGGTGCAAGAGCTGTACTTCCACTTATACCCGAACGCGTTCGAATCCGACAAGACGACCTTCATGCGGGAGTCGGGGGGCAAGCTGCGCGAGGATAAGCGGACGGCCAACAGCTATGGCGGCATGACGATCTCCTCGATCGAGACGACCGAGGGGCTCGATCTGACCCATCGTCTCGCGTTCGAGCAGCCCGACGACGGCAACAAGGCGGACAAGACGCTGGCGAAGCTCCGCCTGCCGAAGGCGGTTCCCCCGAACGGAACGGTGACGCTGAAGATGTCGTTCACCGTGCGGCTGCCCGAAGTTTTCGCCCGCATGGGGTACAAGGACGACTTCGTGATGGCCGGGCAATGGTTTCCGAAGATCGCGGTTTACGAGCCCGCCGGGACGCGCGGCCGCACGGCCGAGGGGTGGAACGCTCACCAATATCACGGCAACTCCGAGTATTACGCGGACTTCGGCATCTATAACGTGAAGATCAAGGTTCCGACCGATTACGTCGTCGCGGCCACCGGCTTTCCGCCGAAGCCCGCCGTCGTCGATAAGAAGTCGGGCACGAAGACGTACCACTTCTATGCGGACGACGTGCACGACTTCGCCTGGTCGGCGTCGCCCCACTTCGTCTACGCGGAGGAGCCGTATTCGGCGCCGAACGTGCCCGGCGTCAAGATCAAGCTGTATCTCGATCCGACGCATCTGGAGCTGAAGGAGCGGTATCTCTACGCGGCCAAGAAGTCGCTGCAGCACTTCAGCGAATGGTACGGCCCTTATCCGTACAGCACGCTTTCGATCGTCGTGCCCCCGGAAGGCGCGGGCGGCGCGGGCGGCATGGAGTACCCCACGCTCGTCACCGCCTGGGCGGCCGATTCGGCGGACGTCGGGTACGAGCTCGAACGCGTCGTCGTGCACGAGATCGGCCATCAGTATTGGTACGGCATGGTCGCCAGCAACGAATTCGAAGAGGCGTGGTTGGACGAAGGCTTCACCTCGTACGCCGAGGATAAGCTCATGGAAGCCGAATACGGCTTGACGCCGAGCACGACGCTGGAAGCGAGCTACATGACGAACCCGGCCTCGCTCACCCGCTTCGCCTGGAACTTCGACAGCCACGATCATTA
This window contains:
- a CDS encoding M1 family metallopeptidase gives rise to the protein MKKMKLGRWRPVAIAGVAFAVWVALWGELGAPADGDSSFGEAVATFGVAGPEKAPAPKTNAGPNPNPAPNVAPPVPEKPPAPKPMSNRVVEYHIGVALDADNHALHGTQTVTWRNPGKEKVQELYFHLYPNAFESDKTTFMRESGGKLREDKRTANSYGGMTISSIETTEGLDLTHRLAFEQPDDGNKADKTLAKLRLPKAVPPNGTVTLKMSFTVRLPEVFARMGYKDDFVMAGQWFPKIAVYEPAGTRGRTAEGWNAHQYHGNSEYYADFGIYNVKIKVPTDYVVAATGFPPKPAVVDKKSGTKTYHFYADDVHDFAWSASPHFVYAEEPYSAPNVPGVKIKLYLDPTHLELKERYLYAAKKSLQHFSEWYGPYPYSTLSIVVPPEGAGGAGGMEYPTLVTAWAADSADVGYELERVVVHEIGHQYWYGMVASNEFEEAWLDEGFTSYAEDKLMEAEYGLTPSTTLEASYMTNPASLTRFAWNFDSHDHYADNVYIRGKLVLLAMEKEIGEAKMKRVLRAYFDRWKFRHPSTGDFQKTAEDVTKRSWAPFFDQFVYGDQMADYAVERIERAKSDAGTYAYRVTVSSRGGKDGPVSVRFLYEDGQTIREEWPGKEDSVVFALPPHAAKLKHVVVDPEHGVVLEHKRINNFMKTDVDDKLETRWTMGVAKLLEALFGTVVW